The Cytophagia bacterium CHB2 DNA segment CTTCGATGGGAAAGGTGATGAATTTTTCCACCTCCACCGGCGAGCGTCCGGGCGCTTCGCTGATGACTTGCACTTGGATGTTGGTGACATCCGGAAAAGCGTCGATGGGAATTTGCAGCCACGCATTGACGCCAAGTCCGACGAGCAGGAGCGTGACGATAAAAATCAGCACGCGGTTGCGTAGCGAAAACGAGATGAGTTTATCGATCATGAGTTAATCCTTATTTGAAAGCAGAGTGCGATGATTTATCATCGCCAAAAAAAATCGCAAAACTGAAGTTTTGCACTCCGAGTTAGCGTTATGGACACGAAACCGAGCTGGGGCAAAAATTTTATGAGCTTTCATTTTTGTGTCCGAGACTTTTTGCAAAACTGAAGTTTTGCACTCCGGGAAATTTTAGTGCGCGTGCCCCTCCTCCAAGCCTTCCTTCGCCAATTCGGATTTCAAAATAAACGCGCCGTCGGTCACAACGCTGTCGCCCATTGCCAATCCATCCAGAATGGCAATGAAGCCGTCCATTTTTTGGCCGAGGCGAACTTCGTGTTTTTCGAATTCCCCATCTGCTTGCGGCACGAACACAAAACGCTGATCGCCTTCGGACTGCACTGCTGCTTCAGGCACGACGAGAACGTCGGCGGCCTCGCCGCTCTGCAAATTCACGGTTGCGAACATCTGCGGCTTCATCTTGCCGGTTGGATTCTCAGCTTCAATGCGCGCTTTGACGGTGCGGGTCGTTTCGTCGAGCACGTCAAAAATGGTGGTGAGCCGGCCGCGAAATTTTTCGCCGGGATAGGCCGCCACTTCGATTTCCGCCGTCAAGCCGGACTTGATCTTGGCTATATCTTTCTCGTAAATATCCACCAGCACCCACAGCGTGGAAAGATCTGCGACGTGAAACATGGTGCCGCCGACCTCGACGACGTGGCCGAGAATCTCGCTGGCTTCGGTGACCGTCCCGGCAAAGGGCGCGCGAATTTCGAGCAACGTTTTTGGAATGTGGGTCTCGGCGATTTCATTCAAATCTTTTTCGGTCGCGCCGATGACGAGCAGTTTGCGCCGCGCCGATTCAAAAATGGAACGCGCCGTTGGAAGTTCCGTCGAATCTTTTCTCGTGGCCGCCAGCTTCAAACGCTCTTCGGCTTGAATGAACTCCGATTGCGCGGCCAAATAGTCTTGGCTGTAAATCGTCGCCAGCAACGCGTCCTTTTGCACGCGGTCACCGAGAAAAGCGTAAACCTGCTCCACGCGACCGGGAACGCGCGCGGTGAGATGCGCCAGCCGGCGTTCGTTGAAAACGATACGTCCGGGCACAGGGATGGTCTGTTGCAAAGCGCGTGAGACCACGGGTTCGATTTTGATGCCGGCTTTCTGCTGCTGCTCGGCATCGAGGTGAACGACGTTGGCAGCCTCGCCATCATGATGCTCTTCGGCGGGCGCTTGCTGGTTTTCTGTTTTGCTGCAGGAAAACATTGCGGCAGCCAGCAAAAAGATTAAGATGAAAACAAACTTTCGTGACAGCATGTTTGAATACTCCATTTATTAGAAGTTAAATCTTTGCGTGCGCTTTTGATTTTGGTTCCGACTTGTTCAGCTTATGGTTGCAAAGCCGTTTCGCCGGCCACTTCCAAATCGGCCAGCGCAACGTGGTAGTTATACAAAGCACGATAATATTCCGCCTGTGTCGCGGTATACGTGCGGTAGATGTCGATCAAATTGAGCGCATCGATCTGGTCGGTTTGATAATGCGAGACGCCGGAGCGCAGCTCGTCTTCCACGTCGCGCAGCAAAGTTTCTTCAAAGAGCCGCACTTGCTCTTCCGCGGCCTTGACGCTGCGATGGGCGTTTTCAATCGCCGTGGTGATATTGCGGTCAACGGACTCGCGTTGAATTTGCGCCAAATCGATAAAAGCGCGAGCTTCTTCGGCTTGGCCGCGCGGGCCTTTCCAAAACCACAGCGGAATGGAGACGCCGATGTCGATGCCCCACAAACCGCTTTCGGTTACGCCCAACGGATTATCGGCGGTGAAGGGCGGTTGGCCATCGCGTTTTTGGTGGAACAAGCCGACGGCAAAATCCGGCAAATAACTTTTTTGCGCCAGCCGCATTTGCGCGCGACCGCGCTCAACGAGCGTTTCACTGAGACGGCGCGACACGCTGAGTTGGCGCATTTCATTCACCACCATCTCGACCGTTTTAGTAAACGGCTGATAGCTGAAGTCATCCGCGAGCGCCAACGGAGTAGAACCGGCGCGACCGAGCAACCGATTCAATTCCGCGAGCGCGTTTTGCGCCTCGCGTCGCGCCGCAATCAGCTCGTTGTTGATTTTCGCCAGTTCGGTTTTGGCGCGCAGCACTTCAAGAAACGTCACTTTCTGCGCCTGATAGCGCGCCGTGGCGGTCTCGCGAAACTGCTGCAACAAATCGGCGATCGCTTCGAAATTGGCAACGGATTTTTGATTCAGCCACGCTTGATAATAGGCGCGCTTGACGTCGGCGCTCACCAGCAGCTTGGTGCGCCGCAGACTTCCTTCAAGAAATTGCGATTCGATTTTCGCCACCTGCCCGCGCGCTCCCCGTTTGCCGGGAAATTCAAACGGCTGCACGAAACCAATATTGCGCTCGCCGGCTTTGGTGACGTTGAAATTCGACGGGGTTTCATCCCAATTGAGGCTGAATTCAAGATTGGGGAGGGCTTCAGCTTGTAGAATGCGGGCGCGGGCGGCTTCAACTTCTTTTTGCGCCGTCAGCACTTGCGGGTTGTTGGTCATGGCCAAATCAATGGCCTGTTGCAAAGACATTTTTCCCTGCGCGCCGCTGTTTTCAATTAAAAACAAAAATAAAAACAGTGCGGCCACGCAGGAACGCAAAAATAGAGACACGTTCTGGTTCCTTTTCTAAAAGATGGGGGAGTTTTCAGAATCGAAATAAAATTGGGAAAACTAAACGAGGGAGATTAAACACAGGGGGGATGATCAATCTCGCGGGACGGCGCAGCAAAAAAATGTGACTCTTCAAACATGTGAAGTTGCGCGATATTCAATACCGCGGCTTGCAGATTTATCTGGGAAAAATTGATCAATAGGTGGCAAAAACATTGGCAAGAATCATTCGCGCCGCTGCTGGCCGCTGCCGGCGGCGACGAATGCGCGGCAAGCAGGCCGCACAACAACGTCGCACAGTTTTCATCGGAACCGCCTTGCAGGCAATCCACATCGCCGCAGAAAACCAGGCCAAGCAGTTGGCTCACCAGCGTCACGCATGCGAGATATGAACAAAATTTCCGTCTGGTCAAATTCATGCGTGAAGATAGATGAAATGCGCGGAAAGCACAAGTTATTTTTTAGAAAAGGAGAGCACGACAGATTCCCTGTCGTGCTCTACGGAGGAATCGGCTCCCGCTGCCAGGAGAGGTTCAGCGCAAGCCGACATGAGGTTTAAGGGGAAGGGCTTTGAGGGTTGTGCTGCAATCAGCAATTCTCGTTTAGCGATACGTCTGTGACCGTGGCCGGCGGCTGTAATGCGTGCTGGCGCGCCACGTGACTTTTGCGATGACGGATCGCCAATTCGATTTGAGATGAGCAACACGCAACGCTTTCATGCGCTGCCACAGATTCACGCGCGGGTTTCCACTTCCGCGTTTTTTCTCAAAATTATCGACCGGCGATCGTGAGGAAAATTTTGCCGTTTGTCATCCTCCTTCGATTTGCTCTGCTCCGCATCGCGCCGGCGATAAAAGTTGCTATCCTCGTCCTGCGCTTGCGCCAATTCTTCTTGACGCCTGCGATAGAGCACAAACGCGATCACGCCGCCGATCAAAACCAATCCCAAAATCAACCAGAACCAGGATAAGCCGCTCGAGGATTCCGGGCGCGGTTGCGAAACCAGTGGCTGCGGTTGCGTTGTCTCTTGCGCCGAGGCTGACGGCGAACCCGCCGGCGGTGAATCAACACCGGCTACCGGCGTGGTATTGGGAT contains these protein-coding regions:
- a CDS encoding efflux RND transporter permease subunit, translated to MIDKLISFSLRNRVLIFIVTLLLVGLGVNAWLQIPIDAFPDVTNIQVQVISEAPGRSPVEVEKFITFPIEVTMSGLPDLTELRSLSKFGLSIVTVVFEDNVDIYFARQ
- a CDS encoding TolC family protein; its protein translation is MSLFLRSCVAALFLFLFLIENSGAQGKMSLQQAIDLAMTNNPQVLTAQKEVEAARARILQAEALPNLEFSLNWDETPSNFNVTKAGERNIGFVQPFEFPGKRGARGQVAKIESQFLEGSLRRTKLLVSADVKRAYYQAWLNQKSVANFEAIADLLQQFRETATARYQAQKVTFLEVLRAKTELAKINNELIAARREAQNALAELNRLLGRAGSTPLALADDFSYQPFTKTVEMVVNEMRQLSVSRRLSETLVERGRAQMRLAQKSYLPDFAVGLFHQKRDGQPPFTADNPLGVTESGLWGIDIGVSIPLWFWKGPRGQAEEARAFIDLAQIQRESVDRNITTAIENAHRSVKAAEEQVRLFEETLLRDVEDELRSGVSHYQTDQIDALNLIDIYRTYTATQAEYYRALYNYHVALADLEVAGETALQP
- a CDS encoding efflux RND transporter periplasmic adaptor subunit, encoding MEYSNMLSRKFVFILIFLLAAAMFSCSKTENQQAPAEEHHDGEAANVVHLDAEQQQKAGIKIEPVVSRALQQTIPVPGRIVFNERRLAHLTARVPGRVEQVYAFLGDRVQKDALLATIYSQDYLAAQSEFIQAEERLKLAATRKDSTELPTARSIFESARRKLLVIGATEKDLNEIAETHIPKTLLEIRAPFAGTVTEASEILGHVVEVGGTMFHVADLSTLWVLVDIYEKDIAKIKSGLTAEIEVAAYPGEKFRGRLTTIFDVLDETTRTVKARIEAENPTGKMKPQMFATVNLQSGEAADVLVVPEAAVQSEGDQRFVFVPQADGEFEKHEVRLGQKMDGFIAILDGLAMGDSVVTDGAFILKSELAKEGLEEGHAH